In Clostridium thermosuccinogenes, the genomic stretch TATGTTATGGCTAAATGAAGTATTATTATATCATCAAGATCAGAAAATTATATACAAAGAAGGAGAAAAAATGGCTGCTAAAAGAGATTTACGCAAAAACAACTTTTTTATGAATTTAGCAAAAAACAAAACATTGCTTTTCATGCTCATGCCTGCCGTAATATATTATTTTATATTTTCCTATATACCAATGATCGGATCAGTAGTGGCATTTAAGCGATATAATTATACCGATGGATTATTCGGAAGTCCATGGACAGGGTTTGATAATTTTAAATTTCTTTTCGCTAACGGAAAAATATTCAAAGTTGCGCTCAATACAATTGCTTATAATATAGCATTTATAATTGTCAATCAGATTTTACAGATAGCTTCTGCTATTTTTTTGTCTGAGATAAATTCAAAAAGCTTTAAAAAGGTTTCACAGTCGGTAATGTTTTTTCCGTATTTCATCTCATGGGTTATTGTTGGTGGATTTATGTATAATTTTTTTAATTATGATTTTGGGTCACTGAATACATTATTAAAATCCATTGGGTTCAAACCGGTAGATATATATAGCAATGCTGGTATATGGAAATATATTATTATAGCAATAAATGCATGGAAAAATGTGGGATACGGAACTGTTGTTTATCTGGCCTCAATAACAGGCATTGATAAAGAATTATATGAGTCTGCAGAAATTGATGGAGCCGGGAAATTTGCAAAGACATTCTTCATTACATTACCATTAATGGTACCTCAAATTGTAATCTTAATTCTACTGAGCATTGGTAATATTTTCAGAGGCGATTTTGACATGTTTTATCAGGTGACAGGAAATAATCCGCTGCTATATGATTCCACAGATGTAATTGATACCTTTGTGGTAAGATCGCTTCTCCAGATTCAGGACATAGGTATGTCTTCGGCTGCCGGTCTTGCCCAATCGATTGTATGTTTTGTAATATTGATAGTTGCCAATACTCTGGTAAGAAAATATCAGGAGAATTATGCCCTGTTTTGAGATAGCCTGCAAAAAATAAGCTGCCACATGGAGGAATTAACACATGTCAAGAATAAACAAAATGCAAAAGGACGAGATAGTTTTTAATACATTAGCTTATTCGTTTATAACTATTTTTTCGTTATGTTGCCTGATACCATTCTTGTTTATTATATCTGGTTCGTTTTCAAGTGAACGCTCTATTATTGAAAACGGCTTCAGCCTTATACCAGGTGAATTTTCGCTTCAAGCATATAAGACGGTTTTTGCAGTGCCGGAAAGTATTCTTAGAGCATATGGCGTAACGATATTTATTACAGTGACAGGTACGTTAGTGGGTCTTTTCCTGTCAGCAATGACTGCTTATGTGTTGCAGAGAAAAGAATTTAAGTACAGAAACGTATTTTCGTTTTACTTTTACTTTACCTCTTTGTTCAGTGGAGGATTGGTTCCCTGGTATATTTTGATGGTACGGTACCTGAATATGAAGAACAATATTCTAGCTTTAATACTGCCTTCACTTTTTAATATATTTTACATTATTATTATTCGTAGCTTTATTTACAGTTCAATTCC encodes the following:
- a CDS encoding carbohydrate ABC transporter permease, which gives rise to MSRINKMQKDEIVFNTLAYSFITIFSLCCLIPFLFIISGSFSSERSIIENGFSLIPGEFSLQAYKTVFAVPESILRAYGVTIFITVTGTLVGLFLSAMTAYVLQRKEFKYRNVFSFYFYFTSLFSGGLVPWYILMVRYLNMKNNILALILPSLFNIFYIIIIRSFIYSSIPDSISESAKIDGAGDFKIFIKLVLPLSKPVLATIGLFIAIGYWNNWFNAMLFIDKSNMLPLQYYLYKLLSQITMLRTLISKVPQLSVSVTPPEESFKMAMTVVTIGPIIFLYPFLQKYFVKGIMIGAVKG
- a CDS encoding ABC transporter permease is translated as MLWLNEVLLYHQDQKIIYKEGEKMAAKRDLRKNNFFMNLAKNKTLLFMLMPAVIYYFIFSYIPMIGSVVAFKRYNYTDGLFGSPWTGFDNFKFLFANGKIFKVALNTIAYNIAFIIVNQILQIASAIFLSEINSKSFKKVSQSVMFFPYFISWVIVGGFMYNFFNYDFGSLNTLLKSIGFKPVDIYSNAGIWKYIIIAINAWKNVGYGTVVYLASITGIDKELYESAEIDGAGKFAKTFFITLPLMVPQIVILILLSIGNIFRGDFDMFYQVTGNNPLLYDSTDVIDTFVVRSLLQIQDIGMSSAAGLAQSIVCFVILIVANTLVRKYQENYALF